A genomic stretch from Desulfohalobium retbaense DSM 5692 includes:
- the hemW gene encoding radical SAM family heme chaperone HemW, which produces MLQACRRPFMLLYIHFPFCRSKCAYCAFASGPGSREDIAAWTRLVCAEARLWGRRLAKPELQTVYLGGGTPSLLPPESLHRLVHTLQSAFVWPQGIEWTLEANPDSFQDPAYAKSLYDLGVNRISFGVQSMADRELDLLGRAHTAAQAVRAVTLAREAGVSNISLDLLWGLPGHTLTQWEHTLEQALALKPRHLSCYGLTPEPDTPLAGDLEARAIPPLPDEDMLTAMYDHTVDALGQFGLEQYEIANFAQPGWESQHNSGYWQGWPYLGLGPAAVSTLEGSRWTNPTHLAAYARAVTQQTLGQSAHQLTCRERCLETLMLQLRTRAGLDCSTFAREFGTDPLTACPELCAQLQNQRLADIAAGTLRLTSAGMLMANSITERLSSVLLPSH; this is translated from the coding sequence GTGCTTCAAGCCTGCCGCCGCCCGTTTATGCTGCTCTATATCCACTTCCCTTTCTGCCGCAGCAAATGCGCCTATTGCGCCTTTGCCTCCGGCCCCGGCTCCCGCGAGGACATCGCCGCCTGGACCCGGCTGGTCTGCGCCGAAGCCCGTCTCTGGGGCCGACGTCTCGCCAAGCCGGAACTGCAGACGGTCTATCTTGGCGGCGGCACCCCGAGCCTGCTTCCTCCGGAAAGTCTCCACCGTCTGGTCCACACCCTGCAGTCCGCTTTTGTCTGGCCGCAGGGCATCGAATGGACACTTGAGGCAAACCCGGATTCGTTCCAGGACCCCGCCTACGCCAAGTCTCTTTACGACCTGGGAGTCAACCGGATCAGTTTCGGCGTCCAAAGCATGGCAGACAGGGAACTCGATCTCCTGGGACGGGCGCATACCGCCGCGCAGGCGGTCCGGGCCGTCACCCTCGCCCGGGAAGCCGGAGTGTCCAATATCAGCCTGGACCTCCTCTGGGGGCTGCCCGGGCATACGCTCACCCAATGGGAACACACCCTGGAACAGGCCCTGGCGTTAAAACCGCGTCATCTCTCCTGCTACGGACTGACCCCGGAACCCGACACCCCATTGGCCGGGGATCTGGAGGCCCGGGCCATTCCGCCTCTGCCCGATGAGGACATGCTCACTGCGATGTACGACCACACCGTGGACGCGTTGGGCCAATTCGGGCTGGAGCAATACGAGATCGCCAATTTCGCCCAGCCCGGCTGGGAAAGCCAACACAACAGCGGCTATTGGCAAGGCTGGCCCTACCTGGGCCTGGGCCCGGCCGCGGTATCCACCCTCGAGGGCAGCCGTTGGACCAATCCGACGCATCTAGCCGCCTACGCCCGGGCGGTCACCCAGCAAACCCTCGGCCAGTCCGCCCACCAGCTCACCTGCCGGGAGCGCTGCCTGGAGACGCTCATGCTCCAGCTGCGCACCCGCGCCGGTCTGGACTGCTCCACCTTCGCCCGCGAATTTGGCACCGATCCGCTGACCGCCTGCCCCGAATTGTGCGCTCAACTTCAAAACCAAAGATTGGCGGATATCGCCGCCGGCACCCTACGCCTGACCTCCGCCGGCATGCTGATGGCCAACAGCATTACCGAACGCTTGAGTAGCGTCCTGCTGCCCTCGCACTGA
- a CDS encoding epoxyqueuosine reductase QueH — protein sequence MPLPRRLLLHICCGPCAIVPLRRLTEQGIEVTGLFSNPNIHPLQEYLRRRDGALEVAERFSVKLICKDADYDPAEFLRRVVFREAHRCFLCYQTRLERTASIARKGSFDAFSSTLLYSKRQNHAALAELGHQIAGNGACRFWYEDFRTGWREGIQTSQEWGIYRQSYCGCLYSEFERFQNELQSG from the coding sequence ATGCCCTTACCTAGACGCCTTCTTCTGCATATCTGCTGCGGCCCGTGCGCCATCGTTCCCCTGCGCCGTCTGACTGAACAGGGGATCGAGGTCACGGGCCTATTCTCCAACCCCAATATCCACCCGCTTCAAGAGTATCTGCGCCGGCGCGACGGGGCCTTGGAGGTCGCGGAGCGGTTTTCCGTCAAGCTCATCTGCAAGGATGCCGACTACGACCCCGCCGAGTTTTTGCGGCGGGTGGTCTTCCGCGAAGCGCACCGCTGTTTTCTCTGCTACCAGACGCGGCTGGAGCGAACCGCCTCCATCGCCCGCAAGGGGAGCTTCGACGCCTTCAGCTCCACCCTGCTCTACAGTAAGCGGCAAAATCATGCCGCGCTGGCCGAACTCGGGCACCAGATTGCCGGCAATGGCGCCTGCCGGTTCTGGTACGAGGATTTCCGCACCGGCTGGCGTGAAGGGATTCAGACGAGTCAGGAGTGGGGAATTTACCGGCAATCGTATTGCGGCTGTCTCTACAGCGAATTCGAGCGCTTCCAGAACGAACTCCAGTCCGGCTGA
- a CDS encoding Rne/Rng family ribonuclease, which produces MAQKRKRKMFISVLPGEQIEVVIAQDAKVQEYYVEMLNQAKTKGNIYKGTINNIDPALQAAFIQYGAKKNGFLQVDEVHQEYYQNDIKPKKGYKYPPLHKVLKPGQEVLVQVVKEPTGSKGAFLTTYLSLPGRYFVLTPGREQTGISRKIDDEKERERLRKIIEDFKLDPGIGLILRTVSSNQTKTNLSRDLQFLKRLWKEVRKRGVSEKAPSLIYEEKDLAFRAVRDYLTDDVSEVWVDHQETAKQIKEYASLAFPRRNRLVKQHTDADRSLFERFNLIDQLQSVYSRQVTLPSGGSLVFDQTEALMAIDINSGKIGGESNFAEMALKTNLEAAEEIPHQLRLRDIGGQVVIDFIEMKDNKHSRDVEKTLRAAVKDDKARTSVGRISRFGLLEMVRQRMGSSALSTTMEPCPCCQGAGIRRNLEWQAMQALRDIRYQLNKKNGASTLDFPIGKELALYLLNTKRDRLTELEQEFQTTITISATDNALT; this is translated from the coding sequence ATGGCTCAAAAACGCAAACGCAAAATGTTTATCAGTGTCCTGCCCGGCGAACAGATTGAAGTCGTCATCGCCCAGGACGCCAAGGTCCAAGAATACTACGTCGAAATGCTCAACCAGGCCAAGACGAAGGGCAATATCTACAAAGGGACCATCAACAACATCGACCCCGCCCTGCAAGCCGCCTTCATCCAATACGGGGCCAAAAAGAACGGGTTCCTCCAGGTCGACGAAGTCCACCAGGAATATTACCAAAACGATATCAAGCCCAAAAAAGGCTACAAGTACCCTCCGCTGCACAAGGTCCTCAAACCGGGGCAAGAGGTTCTTGTCCAGGTGGTCAAGGAACCCACTGGGTCTAAAGGGGCCTTTTTGACCACCTATCTCTCCCTGCCCGGTCGCTATTTTGTGCTCACCCCGGGCCGTGAACAGACCGGGATTTCCCGCAAAATCGATGATGAGAAGGAACGGGAACGGCTGCGCAAGATCATTGAAGACTTCAAGCTTGATCCCGGTATAGGGCTTATTCTGCGCACCGTAAGCTCCAACCAGACCAAGACCAATCTCTCCCGCGATCTGCAATTTCTCAAACGGCTCTGGAAAGAGGTCCGCAAACGCGGGGTCTCTGAAAAAGCGCCCAGTTTGATCTACGAGGAAAAGGATCTCGCCTTTCGGGCGGTTCGCGACTACCTCACCGATGATGTCTCCGAGGTCTGGGTTGATCATCAGGAGACCGCCAAACAGATCAAAGAATACGCCTCGCTGGCGTTTCCCCGGAGAAACCGCCTCGTCAAGCAGCACACCGACGCTGACCGCTCCCTGTTCGAACGCTTCAATCTCATCGACCAGCTCCAGTCTGTGTACAGCCGACAGGTCACCCTGCCCAGCGGGGGCAGCCTGGTTTTTGACCAGACTGAGGCGCTTATGGCCATCGACATCAACTCCGGCAAAATCGGGGGCGAAAGCAATTTCGCCGAGATGGCCCTGAAGACCAACCTCGAAGCGGCCGAAGAAATCCCCCACCAATTGCGCCTGCGAGATATCGGGGGTCAGGTTGTGATCGATTTTATTGAGATGAAGGACAACAAACACAGCCGGGACGTGGAAAAGACCCTGCGCGCGGCTGTCAAAGACGACAAGGCCCGCACCAGTGTTGGTCGGATCTCCCGTTTCGGTCTTTTGGAGATGGTCCGCCAACGTATGGGGTCCTCGGCCCTTTCTACGACCATGGAACCATGTCCCTGCTGCCAGGGCGCCGGCATCCGGCGTAATCTCGAATGGCAGGCCATGCAGGCCTTGCGCGACATCCGCTACCAGTTGAACAAAAAAAACGGCGCATCCACTCTGGATTTCCCCATTGGCAAAGAACTCGCCCTGTATCTTTTGAATACGAAACGGGACCGATTGACCGAACTCGAACAGGAATTCCAGACCACGATCACCATCTCCGCGACCGACAATGCCCTTACCTAG
- a CDS encoding radical SAM protein has protein sequence MPKTSQAQPAPPSYRYLFGPVASSRLGRSLGLDLLGGPICSFDCVYCEVGRTKLHTCQRRAHVPASRLVQELRQWFKEGHQPPDYITLGGQGEPTLNSELGTLVHQVRQQWPTIPIAVLTNSSLLHREDVQEELAEVDTVLPSLDTLVDTEFHHLNRPCTGVDLSRISQGLLEFRRRYSGKIFLEILLVHGINDTAENKNRLREFIAEFSPQRVDVVTMTRPGAFSEARPIPNSILRSWREALGACQDPVARSSAPETHTTSPVHLDGQAIAATITNSLARRPQTVDQLAFALNFARSDVAATLDALQNQGTVVVLTGTDVPYYGLASSERN, from the coding sequence GTGCCCAAAACGAGTCAAGCACAACCCGCCCCCCCGTCCTACCGTTACCTCTTTGGTCCGGTGGCTTCGAGTCGTCTCGGCCGCTCCCTGGGACTCGACCTCCTCGGCGGACCGATCTGCAGCTTTGACTGCGTGTATTGCGAAGTAGGGCGCACCAAGCTCCACACCTGTCAGCGACGGGCGCATGTCCCCGCATCGCGACTCGTGCAGGAACTGCGGCAGTGGTTCAAGGAGGGGCACCAGCCGCCGGATTACATCACCCTCGGCGGGCAGGGGGAACCGACCCTGAACAGCGAACTGGGTACGCTGGTCCACCAGGTGCGGCAGCAGTGGCCGACTATTCCAATTGCCGTCCTGACCAATTCCTCCCTGTTGCACCGCGAGGACGTCCAGGAGGAACTGGCAGAAGTCGACACGGTGCTGCCGTCGCTGGACACCCTTGTCGATACGGAATTTCACCATCTCAACCGGCCTTGCACCGGGGTCGACCTGAGTCGCATCAGCCAAGGGCTCTTGGAATTCCGTCGCCGCTACAGCGGCAAAATCTTTCTTGAAATTCTTCTGGTCCATGGCATAAACGACACTGCAGAAAATAAAAATCGATTACGGGAATTTATTGCAGAATTTTCCCCGCAGCGTGTAGATGTCGTTACCATGACACGGCCCGGCGCCTTCAGTGAGGCCCGGCCGATCCCCAATTCAATACTTCGTTCCTGGCGCGAGGCACTTGGTGCCTGCCAAGATCCCGTGGCGCGGTCATCCGCACCCGAAACACACACCACCTCACCGGTACACCTGGACGGGCAAGCCATTGCGGCCACAATCACCAACTCATTGGCCAGACGACCGCAAACTGTGGACCAGCTGGCTTTTGCCTTGAATTTTGCCCGTTCCGACGTCGCCGCGACCCTGGATGCCCTTCAAAACCAGGGGACTGTCGTGGTTCTCACGGGAACGGATGTCCCGTATTACGGGCTCGCGTCAAGCGAACGCAACTAG
- a CDS encoding tRNA (adenine-N1)-methyltransferase, which yields MIEPGQLVQLVSPKGKRYLRLLQDGEVLQTHDGLLSMDEVRQADFGATIKTHLGRPYRVVKPTIYDLIKGIKRKTQIIYPKEIGYILMKLGVGPGSRVVECGTGSGSLTMALAWYVGDTGKVYTYERRAEFSELCAKNLDQVALGHRVQRYIRDIEEGFEQTDADALFLDVRTPDMYVPQAAAVVKPGAPVGFLLPTTNQISNLLAEIETTGLLTDLEVVEILLRRYKPVSDRLRPEDRMVAHTGYLVFARNRGAASSEELAAPAIAAAEPEDTVLE from the coding sequence ATGATAGAGCCAGGGCAATTGGTACAATTGGTCAGCCCAAAGGGCAAGCGATACTTGCGCCTGCTCCAGGACGGAGAAGTGCTCCAGACCCATGACGGACTTCTTTCGATGGACGAGGTCCGGCAGGCCGATTTTGGAGCGACCATCAAGACCCATTTGGGGCGTCCCTATCGGGTTGTAAAGCCTACCATCTACGATTTGATCAAAGGGATCAAGCGCAAGACGCAAATTATCTACCCAAAAGAGATCGGGTACATCCTGATGAAACTCGGGGTTGGGCCAGGCAGTCGCGTCGTGGAATGCGGCACGGGATCGGGGAGTCTGACCATGGCCCTGGCCTGGTACGTCGGCGACACCGGCAAGGTCTATACCTATGAGCGGCGTGCGGAATTTTCCGAATTGTGCGCAAAAAATCTCGACCAGGTTGCCCTGGGCCACCGCGTTCAGCGCTATATCCGGGATATCGAAGAGGGGTTTGAGCAAACAGACGCTGATGCCTTGTTTCTCGACGTGCGTACTCCCGATATGTACGTCCCCCAGGCGGCGGCCGTGGTCAAACCCGGCGCTCCAGTGGGCTTTTTATTGCCCACCACAAATCAGATCAGCAATCTGCTCGCCGAGATTGAAACAACCGGTCTGCTGACCGATCTTGAGGTGGTGGAGATCCTTTTGCGGCGCTATAAACCGGTCTCCGACCGCCTGCGGCCTGAAGACCGCATGGTGGCCCACACCGGCTACCTTGTCTTTGCCCGCAATCGTGGCGCTGCGAGTAGCGAGGAACTTGCCGCCCCTGCCATTGCTGCGGCCGAACCCGAGGACACCGTTCTTGAGTGA
- a CDS encoding phenylacetate--CoA ligase family protein yields the protein MTRKDRTEGIFSRREVLDESERKQYYLIQLKELLRYAYRYSEDVKKRFDRAQFDVNKFRELSDLKHIPILKKKELIFLQSMGPRLGGLLTKDLGELRRIFMSPGPIFDPEDRSDDYWGWTEAFYASGFRSGDIAQITFNYHMAPAGLMFEEPLRNLGCSVVPAGPGSTNTQLEIMQKLRVSGYVGTPSYLMHLAQKAEEAGHNLRKDLFLEVAFVTGEKLSEKMRSTLEKKFDMIMRQGYGTADVGCIGYECFHREGLHVANRAFVEICHPDTGIPLKDGEVGEIVVTAFNKTYPLIRLATGDLAYIDRTPCPCGRTSPRLGGIVGRVDTTARIKGMFVYPHQVEQVISKFDEIKRWQIEVTNPGGIDEMTLYVEATDFQRGDELQHMFRERIKLRPTLKVLAPGALPPNVKPIEDKRKWD from the coding sequence ATGACCCGTAAGGATCGCACAGAAGGGATCTTCAGCCGCAGAGAGGTGCTGGATGAATCCGAACGCAAACAATATTATTTGATCCAGCTCAAAGAATTGCTCCGCTACGCGTACCGGTATTCCGAGGACGTCAAGAAGCGGTTTGATCGGGCGCAATTCGATGTCAATAAATTCAGAGAGCTTTCTGACCTCAAGCACATTCCGATCCTGAAGAAGAAGGAATTGATCTTTCTGCAGTCCATGGGGCCGCGTCTTGGCGGGCTGTTGACCAAAGATCTTGGGGAGTTGCGCCGTATTTTCATGTCCCCGGGCCCGATTTTCGATCCCGAGGACCGCAGCGACGATTATTGGGGCTGGACCGAGGCTTTTTACGCTTCCGGATTTCGCAGCGGCGATATCGCGCAGATCACCTTCAATTACCATATGGCGCCGGCGGGGCTCATGTTTGAAGAACCGTTGCGCAATCTGGGGTGTTCCGTGGTGCCGGCCGGTCCAGGGTCGACGAACACGCAGTTGGAGATCATGCAGAAGCTGCGTGTCTCCGGCTACGTCGGGACTCCGAGTTATCTGATGCACTTGGCTCAAAAGGCCGAAGAGGCCGGGCACAACCTGCGCAAGGATCTTTTCCTGGAAGTCGCCTTCGTGACTGGGGAAAAGCTCTCGGAAAAGATGCGCTCCACTCTGGAGAAAAAATTCGACATGATCATGCGCCAGGGATACGGCACAGCGGATGTCGGCTGTATCGGTTACGAGTGCTTCCATCGCGAAGGGTTGCACGTGGCCAACCGGGCGTTTGTCGAAATCTGCCACCCGGACACGGGGATTCCGCTCAAGGACGGCGAGGTCGGAGAGATCGTGGTCACCGCGTTCAATAAAACCTATCCCCTGATCCGTCTGGCCACCGGCGATCTGGCCTATATCGACCGCACTCCGTGCCCCTGCGGCCGGACTTCGCCGCGACTTGGCGGCATTGTCGGCCGGGTGGATACCACCGCACGCATCAAGGGCATGTTTGTCTATCCCCACCAGGTCGAGCAGGTCATTTCCAAATTTGACGAGATCAAGCGGTGGCAGATCGAAGTCACCAACCCCGGTGGCATCGACGAGATGACCTTGTATGTCGAGGCCACGGATTTTCAGCGCGGCGACGAATTGCAGCACATGTTCCGCGAGCGGATCAAACTGCGGCCGACGTTGAAAGTGCTGGCCCCTGGCGCGTTGCCGCCGAATGTCAAACCCATCGAGGACAAGCGCAAATGGGATTGA
- a CDS encoding ChaN family lipoprotein, whose protein sequence is MGLMPIISVVVGALLLAACGGPPALQSDPAAGLRKGTLVTHAGEPMSLFAFAQQARHVDYLLMGEAHTNACDHAVQADVLQVLASQDLQPVLGLEMVPAAKQPVLDRFNQGRLSVEELPEALDWQTSWGHPYSLYKPVFQVASDAGVDLYALNIEQAVLDEVREKGLEGMAPEKRARLPVTILDPPEPQRQALEEEFSGHQKLFQQMGNATSGSLERFMLIQSIWDTQMASRARRVHAQTGRPVVILTGTGHVEYDWGIVSRLHRWDPQAKIVSVIGWRGGTLPEAEAADWFFYCPLQHTSRLGFTMEMRPEGARVMTVEPGSRAARGGLQSGDLLVKVGGEPFTGLWDLHQAAMDAVQAEEPMQITVKREGASVELSLDLQRSGTTDGPTD, encoded by the coding sequence ATGGGATTGATGCCGATCATCTCTGTTGTGGTTGGCGCTTTGTTGCTGGCGGCCTGTGGCGGGCCGCCAGCCCTGCAAAGCGATCCGGCCGCGGGTTTGCGCAAAGGGACATTGGTCACCCACGCCGGGGAGCCAATGTCCCTTTTTGCTTTTGCGCAGCAGGCCCGTCACGTCGACTACCTCCTCATGGGCGAGGCCCACACCAACGCCTGCGATCATGCGGTGCAGGCGGACGTGCTGCAGGTCTTGGCCTCCCAGGACCTGCAGCCTGTGCTTGGCCTGGAAATGGTGCCGGCAGCGAAACAGCCTGTTTTGGACCGTTTCAACCAGGGCCGGCTCTCCGTGGAGGAGTTGCCTGAGGCCCTTGATTGGCAGACAAGCTGGGGCCACCCGTATTCGCTGTACAAGCCGGTTTTCCAAGTCGCTTCCGACGCCGGGGTCGATTTGTACGCGCTGAATATCGAGCAGGCCGTCCTGGACGAGGTGCGGGAAAAGGGACTTGAGGGGATGGCGCCTGAGAAACGGGCGCGGCTCCCCGTAACGATCCTGGATCCGCCAGAACCTCAGCGGCAGGCCCTCGAGGAAGAATTTTCCGGGCACCAGAAACTGTTCCAGCAAATGGGCAACGCTACCAGCGGTTCATTGGAGCGGTTCATGTTGATCCAGTCCATCTGGGATACCCAGATGGCTAGTCGGGCCCGGCGGGTGCACGCGCAGACCGGGCGACCGGTGGTTATCCTGACCGGGACCGGGCATGTTGAATACGATTGGGGGATTGTCTCCCGACTGCACCGCTGGGACCCCCAAGCGAAGATCGTAAGCGTGATAGGATGGCGTGGCGGGACGCTGCCCGAAGCTGAGGCCGCCGACTGGTTTTTTTATTGCCCCTTGCAGCATACCAGCCGCCTGGGGTTTACCATGGAGATGCGTCCTGAAGGGGCTCGAGTGATGACTGTGGAGCCCGGCAGTCGTGCCGCTCGGGGCGGACTGCAAAGCGGTGATCTTCTGGTGAAAGTGGGCGGTGAGCCATTCACCGGGTTGTGGGACTTGCATCAGGCCGCCATGGACGCAGTCCAGGCCGAAGAACCGATGCAGATCACAGTCAAGCGTGAGGGCGCCTCTGTTGAACTGAGCTTGGATTTGCAACGCTCAGGGACTACAGACGGTCCAACAGATTGA
- the amrA gene encoding AmmeMemoRadiSam system protein A: MQLALNEQERRALKDLAERSIRSRFDPQQHLPEAPSEQMQENLGAFVTLKQAGHLRGCIGHVIGDRPLWQTIADMAQAAAFDDPRFPSLQEGEIKDLEIEISVLGPLEPVTDPEGVEPGRHGLLVQRSVHSGLLLPQVATEQGWDRETFLGQTCVKAGLPPTAWKSKKTQVYRFEAEVF, encoded by the coding sequence GTGCAGTTGGCTTTGAATGAGCAGGAACGACGCGCCCTGAAAGATCTGGCCGAGCGGAGCATCCGCAGCCGTTTTGATCCCCAGCAGCACTTGCCGGAAGCGCCGAGCGAACAAATGCAGGAAAATTTGGGCGCCTTTGTGACCCTCAAGCAGGCGGGGCATCTGCGCGGCTGCATTGGACATGTTATCGGAGACCGGCCCTTGTGGCAGACCATTGCGGATATGGCCCAGGCCGCTGCCTTTGACGACCCCCGTTTCCCTTCGCTGCAGGAAGGTGAAATCAAAGACCTGGAGATCGAGATTTCCGTGCTGGGTCCCTTGGAGCCGGTGACCGATCCGGAGGGGGTTGAGCCGGGACGCCATGGCCTGCTGGTGCAACGTTCGGTCCATTCGGGGCTGTTGCTGCCCCAGGTGGCCACAGAGCAGGGGTGGGACCGGGAGACCTTTTTGGGGCAGACCTGCGTGAAAGCCGGGTTGCCTCCCACGGCCTGGAAAAGCAAGAAGACCCAGGTCTACCGTTTTGAAGCCGAGGTTTTTTAG
- a CDS encoding RNA methyltransferase, which produces MLSQPNLLDNLTVVLFQPKFAENVGSTARACANLGCPNLKLVQPPAWDLERAAPLATGRGKEVLHSLTLHPDLPSALSPHHTVYGTTARTGGWRKAIRTPEQVAEDVAGKLAAGHQVAVVFGPEDRGLSNEEIDICGQLLTIPTASEATSLNLSQAVLLVLYEWFKASSGKRFLRTTPPQSRLCTHEERETLLTSVQEALLRLDFFKDDNAAYWMLPVRRFFQRFELRRHEFNLLMGICRQVKWLATRTDTDRHDP; this is translated from the coding sequence ATGCTCTCTCAGCCCAATCTGCTCGACAATCTGACCGTTGTTCTTTTTCAGCCCAAGTTCGCAGAAAACGTGGGCAGTACTGCCCGTGCCTGCGCCAATCTCGGTTGCCCCAACCTGAAATTGGTCCAGCCCCCGGCATGGGATCTGGAGCGGGCAGCCCCCCTGGCTACGGGACGGGGAAAAGAGGTGCTGCACTCCCTGACCCTGCATCCCGATCTTCCCAGCGCCTTGAGCCCGCACCACACCGTTTACGGGACCACCGCCCGGACCGGCGGATGGCGCAAAGCCATCCGGACCCCGGAACAGGTCGCGGAGGACGTCGCTGGCAAGCTCGCTGCCGGGCACCAGGTGGCGGTCGTCTTCGGTCCCGAAGACCGGGGACTGTCCAATGAAGAAATCGATATCTGCGGTCAACTGCTGACGATTCCCACGGCCAGCGAGGCCACCTCGCTCAATCTCAGCCAAGCGGTTTTGCTGGTCTTATACGAATGGTTCAAAGCGAGTTCGGGGAAACGGTTTCTCCGGACCACTCCGCCCCAATCCCGCTTGTGCACCCACGAAGAGCGAGAGACCCTGCTGACTTCAGTGCAGGAGGCGCTCCTCCGCCTCGATTTTTTCAAAGACGACAACGCCGCCTATTGGATGCTCCCGGTACGGAGGTTCTTCCAACGCTTTGAACTCCGGCGCCACGAATTCAATCTCCTCATGGGCATTTGCCGTCAGGTCAAATGGCTCGCGACCCGCACGGACACCGACCGCCATGACCCGTAA
- a CDS encoding PstS family phosphate ABC transporter substrate-binding protein: MKRVLYCALALAMVLTIGLGTASARDQIRIVGSSTVFPFASYVAEEFGATTDYPTPVIESTGSGGGMKLFSQGVGLDTPDISNASRQIKVSEFKRCQENGVEDIVQVVIGYDGIAIAHNIDNPELALTREELTLAVAAEVPQDGKLVKNPYTHWDQINGDLPNREILVYGPPTSSGTRDAFEELVMEAASEDIDGYGGEYTKIRQDGVYVPAGENDNLIVQKLDKNTEALGIFGYSFLEENSDRIQGALIDGVAPKPAAISSGEYPVSRSLFFYVKKAHLGEVDGMEEYVDLFLSEKMIGDMGYLKGIGLIPLPKEEREAQRANWENRNNLQLSDIQ, encoded by the coding sequence ATGAAACGTGTTTTGTATTGCGCCTTGGCCTTGGCCATGGTCCTGACTATCGGTCTGGGGACCGCTTCTGCTCGCGACCAGATCCGCATCGTTGGTTCGAGCACTGTTTTTCCGTTTGCCAGTTATGTTGCTGAAGAGTTTGGTGCAACCACCGACTACCCGACCCCGGTTATCGAATCCACCGGTTCCGGTGGCGGCATGAAGTTGTTCTCCCAGGGTGTTGGCCTCGACACTCCAGACATCTCTAACGCTTCCCGCCAGATCAAGGTCAGCGAGTTCAAACGCTGCCAGGAAAATGGTGTTGAAGACATCGTGCAGGTCGTCATCGGCTATGACGGCATTGCCATTGCGCACAATATCGACAATCCCGAGCTGGCGTTGACTCGCGAAGAGCTGACCCTGGCCGTGGCTGCTGAAGTGCCCCAGGATGGCAAGTTGGTCAAGAACCCCTACACCCATTGGGATCAGATCAACGGGGACCTGCCGAACCGTGAAATCCTGGTCTACGGCCCTCCCACCAGCTCCGGTACCCGTGACGCTTTTGAAGAACTCGTCATGGAAGCCGCTTCTGAAGACATTGACGGCTACGGCGGTGAATACACCAAGATCCGCCAGGACGGCGTGTATGTCCCGGCTGGGGAAAACGACAACCTGATCGTGCAGAAGCTGGACAAAAACACTGAAGCCCTGGGCATTTTTGGTTACAGCTTCCTCGAAGAAAACAGCGACCGCATTCAGGGCGCCCTTATCGATGGTGTGGCCCCGAAACCGGCTGCCATCTCTTCTGGCGAGTATCCTGTTTCCCGGAGCCTGTTCTTCTACGTCAAAAAAGCCCACCTGGGCGAAGTCGACGGCATGGAAGAGTATGTTGATCTGTTCCTCAGTGAAAAAATGATCGGTGACATGGGCTACCTCAAGGGCATCGGCCTGATCCCCTTGCCCAAGGAAGAACGTGAAGCCCAGCGCGCCAACTGGGAGAATCGCAATAATCTGCAGTTGAGCGATATCCAATAG